From Mus pahari chromosome 20, PAHARI_EIJ_v1.1, whole genome shotgun sequence, the proteins below share one genomic window:
- the LOC110337690 gene encoding cytochrome c oxidase assembly factor 6 homolog, which yields MAAPSMKERQACWGARDLYWRCLDDNAEDAARCQKLRSSFEASCPQQWIKYFDKRRDYLKFKEKFEAGGFQSSQSTENS from the exons ATGGCAGCCCCGTCCATGAAGGAAAGGCAGGCATGCTGGGGCGCGCGCGACCTGTACTGGCGCTGCCTGGACGACAACGCGGAGGACGCGGCCCGGTGCCAGAAGCTGAGGAGCTCGTTCGAGGCCAGCTGCCCCCAGCAGTGG ataaaatattttgacaaaagAAGAGACTACTTAAAGTTCAAGGAAAAatttgaagcaggaggattccagTCTTCACAGTCGACTGAGAATTCCTAG